In Acidaminococcus fermentans DSM 20731, one genomic interval encodes:
- the dnaA gene encoding chromosomal replication initiator protein DnaA produces the protein MARKKMVELDLFAEQEPAAEPEKTAPAAPPEKKSPASLPQKPFVTNLSPRYTFDNFVVGNSNRFAKAAAMAVANNPAFAYNPFFLFSDSGLGKTHLMNAIGNQIRKNHPDMKILYISSETFTNELIESVEHNRLEAFREKYRSIDVLLIDDIQFLRNRESTQEEFFHTFNTLEKANKQIIISSDRPPAELDTLEERMISRFNSGLTADIQHPDLETRMAILQNLAHTDKVPFPNDVILLIASSITSNIRELEGAYNRVCAYSTVSKEPITLELCRSALKELNLLDTPQFVTVDAIQQQVADHFRLHRAELIEKKRTRRVAVPRMIAIYLTKEMAGLSLKKIGECFGGRDHSTIIHACEKIQKDRQEDPELNREIDALILELKNRTP, from the coding sequence ATGGCCCGAAAAAAAATGGTGGAACTGGACCTGTTTGCGGAACAGGAACCGGCAGCGGAACCGGAAAAAACGGCGCCCGCTGCCCCTCCGGAGAAGAAATCCCCTGCCTCCCTTCCCCAAAAGCCCTTTGTCACCAACCTTTCTCCCCGCTACACCTTTGACAATTTCGTGGTGGGGAATTCCAACCGGTTTGCCAAGGCGGCGGCCATGGCCGTGGCCAACAATCCGGCCTTCGCCTACAACCCCTTCTTCCTGTTCAGCGATTCCGGACTGGGCAAGACCCATCTGATGAACGCCATCGGCAACCAGATCCGGAAGAATCATCCGGACATGAAGATTCTCTACATTTCCAGCGAAACCTTCACCAATGAGCTGATCGAGAGCGTGGAGCACAACCGGCTGGAAGCCTTCCGGGAAAAATACCGGAGCATCGACGTGCTGCTCATCGACGACATCCAGTTCCTCCGGAACCGGGAATCCACCCAGGAAGAATTTTTCCACACCTTCAACACCCTAGAAAAGGCCAACAAACAGATCATCATCTCCAGCGACCGGCCTCCCGCCGAACTGGACACCCTGGAAGAGCGGATGATCAGCCGGTTCAATTCCGGTCTCACCGCCGACATCCAGCATCCGGACCTGGAGACCCGGATGGCCATCCTCCAGAATCTGGCCCATACGGACAAGGTTCCCTTCCCCAATGATGTGATCCTGCTGATTGCCAGCAGCATTACCAGCAATATCCGGGAACTGGAAGGAGCTTACAACCGTGTCTGCGCTTATTCCACTGTGTCAAAAGAACCCATCACCCTGGAGCTGTGCCGCAGCGCCCTGAAGGAACTGAATCTCCTGGACACCCCCCAGTTCGTCACTGTGGATGCCATCCAGCAGCAGGTGGCGGACCATTTCCGGCTCCACCGTGCTGAACTGATCGAAAAGAAACGGACCCGGCGGGTGGCGGTACCCCGGATGATCGCCATTTACCTGACCAAGGAAATGGCCGGTCTTTCCCTGAAGAAAATCGGGGAATGTTTCGGGGGCCGGGACCACAGCACCATCATCCACGCCTGCGAAAAAATCCAGAAAGACCGGCAGGAGGACCCGGAACTGAACCGGGAAATCGATGCCCTGATCCTGGAATTGAAGAATCGGACGCCCTGA
- the dnaA gene encoding chromosomal replication initiator protein DnaA produces the protein MMTKNLAQIWAEMLAALSASFEGRSWKIWLDAAHPRTLEENTLSLDVPNDFTKNTLQEKYLPIMEESLSQICGKPMKVQIDVVETAKEGPSLFPDAPAQPAPEPAAVQPEPQPAAKPAQEFDSHLSPKYTFDNFIRGKSNEEAFNFSMGVANAPAKSYNPLFLYSDPGLGKTHLMNAIGNYIHKKFPQMKILYTSSETFTNELIGAIQHNTNEAFRNKYRNIDVLLIDDIQFLRKKESTQEEFFHTFEALKQADKQIIISSDRPPKELDTLEERLTSRFMQGLIIEINHPDFETRSAILRSMAEKDHLEFPLEVIQLIATNVKTNIRELEGAYTKVHAFANLNHQPVTMELARKALKDLDMGSAVDKVITVEAIQELVASRYKIRVEDLKAKKRTRSIAYPRQIAMYLTRELTDLSLPRIGECFGGRDHTTVLHACDKISEDKKNDANLERQLAKLVEDLKK, from the coding sequence ATGATGACGAAGAACCTGGCCCAGATTTGGGCCGAAATGCTGGCTGCCCTGTCCGCCAGTTTTGAAGGCAGAAGCTGGAAAATCTGGCTGGATGCCGCACACCCCCGTACCCTGGAGGAAAATACCCTTTCCCTGGATGTACCCAACGATTTCACCAAAAACACCCTTCAGGAAAAATACCTGCCCATCATGGAAGAAAGCCTTTCCCAGATCTGCGGAAAACCCATGAAGGTCCAGATCGATGTGGTGGAAACCGCCAAGGAAGGGCCCTCCCTGTTCCCGGACGCACCGGCCCAGCCTGCACCGGAACCGGCGGCAGTCCAGCCGGAACCCCAGCCGGCCGCCAAACCCGCCCAGGAATTCGATTCCCATCTGTCTCCCAAATACACCTTCGACAATTTCATCCGGGGCAAATCCAATGAGGAAGCCTTCAACTTCTCCATGGGGGTGGCCAACGCGCCGGCCAAAAGCTACAATCCCCTGTTTCTCTACAGCGATCCCGGCCTGGGGAAAACCCACCTGATGAACGCCATCGGCAACTATATCCACAAGAAATTCCCCCAGATGAAAATCCTCTACACCTCCAGTGAAACCTTCACCAACGAACTGATCGGCGCCATCCAGCACAACACCAACGAAGCCTTCCGGAACAAATACCGGAACATCGATGTGCTGCTCATCGACGATATCCAGTTCCTGCGGAAAAAGGAATCCACCCAGGAAGAATTCTTCCATACCTTTGAAGCCCTGAAACAGGCGGACAAGCAGATCATCATCTCCAGCGACCGGCCGCCCAAAGAACTGGACACCCTGGAAGAACGGCTCACCAGCCGGTTCATGCAGGGGCTGATCATCGAAATCAACCATCCTGATTTTGAAACCCGCAGTGCCATCCTCCGGAGCATGGCGGAAAAAGACCATCTGGAATTCCCCCTGGAAGTGATCCAGCTGATCGCCACCAATGTAAAGACCAACATCCGGGAACTGGAAGGAGCCTATACCAAAGTCCATGCCTTCGCCAACCTGAACCATCAGCCGGTGACCATGGAACTGGCCCGGAAAGCCCTGAAGGATCTGGATATGGGCAGTGCCGTGGACAAGGTGATCACCGTGGAAGCCATCCAGGAGCTGGTGGCCTCCCGGTACAAGATCCGGGTGGAGGATCTGAAAGCCAAGAAACGGACCCGTTCCATCGCCTATCCCCGGCAGATCGCCATGTATCTCACCCGGGAACTGACGGACCTTTCCCTGCCCCGGATCGGAGAGTGTTTCGGGGGCCGGGACCACACCACCGTCCTCCATGCCTGCGACAAGATCTCCGAGGACAAGAAAAATGACGCCAATCTGGAGCGGCAGCTGGCCAAACTGGTGGAAGACCTGAAGAAATGA
- the dnaN gene encoding DNA polymerase III subunit beta: MQFSCESKELAQSVNIVKRAISSSNNAPIFSGIHAILQGNTLQLIAMDNTYMMNKKLDVNGEEDGELLIPAKAIGDLLARFDPDEVLTVQQLPGEKEMTLKAAKARGQYHIPLMDPEEYPAMPLLQGDRTLQLPEEIMGKLISTTVYACSTDASRPLYTGVYLEKSGQHLTAVGTNTHRLAIKEVELPEGDDSEFSMLIPARLLKEIGSNLNGELPEPVVLTLKERQIMAQVGSLTIISSLIEGKFPDYKRPIPPSFSNRTVFNRVDMEKAIQRVSLFSQSDYNIVRLAIDADGITLSSAVSDMGQGKEIIACQTVGDNLPLNIAFNSRYMTDFFKNCGTDRVSLETNQSLSPARLMPEGDESYTYILTPVRVIF; encoded by the coding sequence ATGCAGTTTTCATGTGAAAGCAAAGAACTGGCTCAAAGCGTCAATATCGTGAAAAGAGCCATTTCATCCAGCAATAACGCACCGATCTTTTCCGGGATCCATGCCATTCTCCAGGGAAACACCCTGCAGTTGATTGCCATGGACAATACCTATATGATGAACAAGAAACTGGACGTAAACGGAGAGGAGGACGGCGAACTCCTGATCCCCGCCAAGGCCATCGGGGATCTGCTGGCCCGTTTCGATCCGGACGAAGTGCTCACCGTCCAGCAACTGCCCGGTGAAAAAGAAATGACCCTGAAAGCCGCCAAAGCCCGGGGCCAGTACCACATTCCCCTGATGGATCCGGAAGAATATCCGGCCATGCCCCTGCTCCAGGGGGACCGGACCCTGCAGCTCCCGGAAGAAATCATGGGAAAGCTGATCTCCACCACGGTTTATGCCTGTTCCACCGATGCCAGCCGGCCGCTGTACACCGGGGTCTATCTGGAAAAGTCCGGACAGCATCTGACGGCTGTCGGGACCAACACCCATCGGCTGGCCATCAAGGAAGTGGAACTGCCGGAAGGGGATGACAGCGAATTTTCCATGCTGATTCCCGCCCGTCTCCTGAAGGAAATCGGCAGCAACCTGAATGGAGAACTGCCGGAACCGGTGGTCCTGACCCTGAAAGAACGGCAGATCATGGCCCAGGTGGGAAGCTTGACTATTATTTCAAGCCTGATTGAAGGAAAATTTCCTGATTACAAACGACCCATTCCTCCGTCCTTCAGCAACCGGACGGTTTTCAACCGGGTGGATATGGAAAAAGCCATCCAGCGGGTCTCTCTGTTCTCCCAGTCCGATTACAACATTGTCCGGCTGGCCATCGATGCGGACGGAATTACCCTGTCTTCAGCGGTCAGCGACATGGGCCAGGGGAAGGAAATCATCGCCTGCCAGACGGTGGGAGACAACCTGCCCCTGAACATCGCCTTCAATTCCCGGTACATGACCGATTTCTTCAAGAACTGCGGCACGGACCGGGTAAGCCTGGAAACCAACCAGTCCCTGTCTCCGGCCCGGCTCATGCCGGAAGGGGATGAGAGCTATACCTATATCCTGACCCCGGTACGGGTTATTTTCTAA
- the recF gene encoding DNA replication/repair protein RecF (All proteins in this family for which functions are known are DNA-binding proteins that assist the filamentation of RecA onto DNA for the initiation of recombination or recombinational repair.) yields MRLENLRLLHFRNYEQVSIPLGHNITIFYGDNAQGKTNLLEGIHTAARGFSFRTRHEEELPSFGAEEWAAELQYRDRYGSSRLLVKRYPVRGRMKKENLLNGNPVTPREQYGLVNLVLFTPDDLQLVKGDPALRRKFLDMEIAQVSPVYYDLLAQYNRVLQQRNRFLKQCRDREKLEEAQLLVWDGALAQLAAGILDHRLQALSGILQAARQVYDGITGTQEALTLSYVQKRGDGEETVRENPGPGAWEGFYREQLRLRHRLDYLRGYTSLGPHRDDLEIFHEGRPLRAYGSQGQQRTAALALKLSELEFIRSVREEYPVLLLDDVLSELDQHRREKLLGFINGTVQTFLTVNDRHLAPVDGDVAAYRVREGRLEETP; encoded by the coding sequence ATGCGGCTGGAAAACCTGCGGCTGCTCCATTTCCGGAACTACGAGCAGGTGTCCATCCCTCTGGGACATAACATAACTATTTTTTATGGAGACAATGCCCAGGGGAAAACCAACCTGCTGGAAGGCATCCATACGGCGGCCCGGGGATTTTCCTTCCGGACACGGCATGAGGAGGAACTGCCTTCCTTTGGGGCGGAGGAATGGGCGGCGGAGCTCCAGTACCGGGACCGGTACGGCTCCAGCCGGCTGCTGGTGAAACGGTATCCGGTACGGGGCCGGATGAAGAAGGAAAATCTGCTGAACGGGAACCCGGTCACCCCCCGGGAACAGTACGGGCTGGTGAACCTGGTGCTGTTCACTCCGGATGATCTCCAGCTGGTGAAGGGAGATCCGGCTCTCCGGCGGAAATTCCTGGATATGGAAATCGCCCAGGTCAGTCCGGTGTATTATGACCTGCTGGCCCAATACAACCGGGTGCTCCAGCAGCGGAACCGGTTCCTGAAACAGTGCCGGGACCGGGAAAAGCTGGAAGAAGCCCAGCTGCTGGTATGGGACGGAGCCCTGGCCCAGCTGGCGGCGGGAATCCTGGACCACCGTCTCCAGGCTCTTTCCGGGATCCTCCAGGCGGCCCGTCAGGTGTATGACGGCATCACCGGCACCCAGGAAGCCCTGACCCTTTCCTATGTGCAGAAGCGGGGGGACGGGGAAGAAACCGTAAGGGAAAACCCGGGGCCCGGCGCCTGGGAAGGATTCTACCGGGAACAGCTCCGGCTGCGGCACCGGTTGGATTATCTCCGGGGCTACACCAGCCTGGGGCCGCACCGGGACGACCTGGAAATTTTCCATGAAGGCAGGCCTCTCCGGGCCTACGGATCCCAGGGTCAGCAACGGACGGCGGCCCTGGCTCTGAAACTGTCCGAACTGGAATTCATCCGGTCCGTCCGGGAAGAATATCCGGTGTTGCTCCTGGATGATGTGCTCAGTGAACTGGATCAGCACCGGCGGGAAAAGCTTCTGGGCTTCATCAACGGAACGGTCCAGACTTTCCTGACCGTCAATGACCGGCATCTGGCACCGGTGGACGGAGATGTGGCCGCCTACCGGGTACGGGAGGGCCGGCTGGAGGAGACCCCATGA